The Salvelinus fontinalis isolate EN_2023a chromosome 24, ASM2944872v1, whole genome shotgun sequence genome has a segment encoding these proteins:
- the LOC129822642 gene encoding ATP-sensitive inward rectifier potassium channel 1-like yields MVFDIRKRIQDHLVERRIRRSRLVTKDGHCNIEFGNVKYGSHFAFLVDFWTTFVEFRWRFVLFFFIASFTLSWFIFSLLWFWIARNNGDLTWQNPPSNHTPCMWNVYGLTTAFLFSLETQTTIGYGVRAVTPQCPGAVALIIIQTLIGALIHCFMCGIIVSKISLPKKRAKTISFSEVAVICPKKDFLCLMIRVANLRKTMMIGSQIYGKLLRTTVKPDGETIIMDQVNIEFMMDAGKDNLFFVCPLTLYHVIDKASPFFEMAVDTLRKQEFELVVFLEGTAETTSSACQVRTSFIPQEIMWGYNFLPIISRSKEGKYRVDFSNFSKVVSVATAHCAYCFHNIMGHHLPSINAIDNVGFEVIDILE; encoded by the coding sequence ATGGTGTTTGACATCCGGAAGCGCATCCAGGACCACCTGGTGGAGCGAAGAATCCGCAGAAGCCGGCTGGTGACCAAAGATGGCCACTGCAACATTGAATTCGGCAACGTGAAGTACGGCAGCCACTTTGCCTTCCTCGTGGACTTCTGGACGACCTTCGTGGAGTTCCGCTGGCGCTTTGTCCTCTTCTTCTTCATCGCCTCATTCACCCTGAGCTGGTTCATCTTCAGCCTGCTGTGGTTCTGGATCGCCCGGAACAACGGGGACCTGACGTGGCAGAACCCCCCAAGCAACCACACCCCCTGTATGTGGAACGTCTACGGTCTCACTACGGCCTTCCTCTTCTCCCTGGAGACCCAGACCACCATCGGGTATGGTGTACGCGCTGTCACCCCCCAATGTCCTGGTGCTGTAGCCCTCATCATTATCCAGACTCTCATAGGGGCCCTCATACACTGCTTTATGTGTGGAATCATCGTGTCCAAGATATCCCTCCCTAAGAAAAGGGCCAAGACCATCTCATTCAGTGAGGTGGCTGTCATCTGTCCTAAGAAGGACTTCCTTTGCCTTATGATAAGAGTGGCCAACTTACGCAAGACCATGATGATCGGGAGCCAGATCTACGGCAAGCTGTTGAGGACAACAGTCAAACCCGACGGGGAGACAATTATCATGGACCAGGTGAACATTGAGTTCATGATGGATGCTGGGAAGGACAACCTCTTCTTTGTGTGCCCTCTCACACTCTACCATGTGATTGACAAGGCTAGCCCTTTCTTTGAGATGGCAGTGGACACTCTCCGTAAGCAGGAGTTTGAGCTGGTGGTGTTTCTGGAGGGCACAGCCGAGACCACCAGCTCAGCCTGCCAGGTCAGGACTTCCTTCATTCCTCAGGAGATCATGTGGGGTTACAACTTCCTACCCATCATCTCCCGCAGCAAAGAGGGCAAGTACAGAGTGGATTTCTCCAACTTCTCCAAGGTAGTGTCCGTTGCCACTGCACACTGTGCCTACTGCTTCCATAACATAATGGGACACCACCTCCCCTCCATCAATGCCATTGACAATGTTGGATTTGAAGTTATTGATATCCTAGAATAA